The Rattus rattus isolate New Zealand chromosome 1, Rrattus_CSIRO_v1, whole genome shotgun sequence genome includes a region encoding these proteins:
- the Hmgb4 gene encoding high mobility group protein B4 → MGKKVQLRPKVNVSSYIHFMINFRNKFKEQQPNTYLTFNEFSRRCSEKWRSISKNEKAKFEAIAKLDKARYQEEMMNYVGKRRKRRKRDPLAPRKPPSSFLLFSLDHFAKLKQENPSWTVVEVAKAAGKMWSMITDVDKKPYEQKAAIMRAKYFQEREAYLSQCQNSKINLQGSSKSSLKE, encoded by the coding sequence ATGGGGAAAAAAGTCCAGCTAAGACCCAAGGTGAATGTCTCTTCTTACATCCATTTTATGATAAATTTCAGAAACAAATTCAAGGAGCAACAGCCAAACACCTACCTTACCTTTAACGAATTCTCTAGAAGGTGTTCAGAAAAATGGAGGTCCATCTCgaaaaatgaaaaggcaaagtTTGAAGCCATAGCCAAACTCGACAAAGCCCGGTACCAGGAAGAAATGATGAATTACGTgggcaagagaagaaagagaagaaagagggaccCATTGGCACCTCGGAagcctccatcctccttcctgctcttctccctgGACCACTTCGCCAAGCTGAAGCAAGAGAACCCCAGCTGGACAGTGGTAGAGGTGGCCAAGGCTGCCGGGAAGATGTGGTCCATGATTACAGATGTGGACAAAAAACCCTATGAACAGAAGGCCGCAATTATGCGGGCAAAGTACTTCCAGGAGCGGGAGGCCTACCTCAGCCAATGCCAGAACAGTAAGATCAACCTCCAGGGATCGTCCAAAAGCagtttgaaagaataa